A genomic segment from Nicotiana sylvestris chromosome 1, ASM39365v2, whole genome shotgun sequence encodes:
- the LOC138890021 gene encoding uncharacterized protein, whose translation MFGITSKLKLCGDIITDYDMLEKTFTTFHASNMVLQQKCREKGFKKYSELISLLIVAERNNDLLMRNHENRPTGSTPLPEVDEMYSHYAKRGKGRGPIRGCGRGHGRGRGQGRNFPGVNHPPKKNNHQKWKRRDEKPKANGSETKCYRCGGKGY comes from the coding sequence ATGTTCggaattacttctaaattgaaactctgtggagataTTATCACTGattatgatatgcttgaaaaaacgtttacaacgtttcatgcctccaatatggtTCTGCAACAGAAGTGCAGAGAGAAAGGTTTCAAGAAGTACTCTGAGCTGATTTCTCTTCTCATTGTGGCTGAGCGAAACAATGACTTGCTCATGAGAAATCACGAAAATCGACCCACTGGGTCTACACCATTGCCTGAAGTGGATGAGATGTATTCCCATTATGCTAAGCGTGGAAAAGGCCGTGGCCCTATTCGTGGTTgtggtcgtggtcatggccgtggccGTGGACAAGGAAGAAATTTTCCTGGTGTTAATCACCCCCCAAAGAAAAATAACCACCAAAAGTGGAAAAGGAGAGATGAGAAACCAAAAGCAAATGGTTCAGAAACTAAATGCTATCGTTGTGGTGGAAAAGGGTATTAG